The Malassezia japonica chromosome 9, complete sequence genomic interval CGCCGGAAGTGAGCATCTGGGCCGACTTTGCactcgagacgctcgtcccgcgcccgcgccccgACTCGTACACGCTCCCCTCGTCGCTGCAGCATCCCTACGCCCAAGGCGAACGCTccgagcgacgtgcgcgcccGTCCGAGATccctgcggcgctcggcatggaGACCGCCGAGACGGACCACTTGTGGCTCGACGATCCTACGGATATTTCCGGCTCGCTTTCGGACCACGGcctggacgaggacgcggcgagctggacTGCGTCGGCGATTGCGGCGATGTGCAACACCGAGATCGCGCAGCCCGACGAGCTCTTTTCCGATGGCCTCGCGCCGAAACCGAGCCGCCTCTTTTCGCcggcgccccgcgcgcggcagacgtcgtcggcgtggaTGCAGGAGGGCCATGACTTTTGCCATACACTCCTCTCGGTCTAtgcgcgcaagcagcgcagTACACAGAccaagcggcggcgcgagcatgccgcgtcgccgggcGACGTGTACGAGTCGCGCAAAAAACACCGcatcgacggcgtgccgctcgctATGGATCTCGGCCCGCCCACCGACGGCGACCGGTGGGTGTGGGGCGTgagcgatgcgctcgagcggtAGTATATCCTAGCTATGTCCTATACATCCATCACCCATGGGGCGGAGCAACGCCTCCTTCCCCAACACGCGCGGGCCACCCCagggctgcgccgcagccagCGCTCCTGGTcaggcgctgcatgcgcatcgccgcgtgGCGCGGCCGAACCACGCCATTTTCGGCGACCCCAAATGTCTACGTAAGCAGTGAGTGTGCCACGTTTGAGAATCTTGGGCGCGTTCGCATTTCGCGCAGACGTGCATCTAGTTTCTCCAGCCCCCATGTCGCAACGTCCCGAGAACGTCGGTATCAAGGCCATCGAGGTATACTTCCCCAAGCGCGTACGTACCCCCTCTTGACGCAGTGCATTTCTGAAGCGGATCTGGAGGAGTTCGATGGCGTGTCGAAAGGCAAGTACACGATTGGCTTCGGCCAGCAGTACATGGCCTTTAccgacgaccgcgaggACATCCAGTCGTTTGCCTTGACCGCCGTGTCGAACCTGCTCGAAAAGTACAACGTCGACCCCAAGAACATTGGCCGCCTCGATGTGGGCACCGAGACGATCATCGACAAGTCAAAGGCCGTCAAGACGGTGCTGATGGACCTCTTTGCATCGCACGGCAACACGGACATTGAGGGCATCGACTCGAAGAACGCGTGCTACGGTGGCACCGCTGCGCTCTTTAATGCGGTCAACTGGATCGAGTCCAGCTCGTGGgacggccgcgaggcgatTGTGTTTGCGGGCGACATTGCGATCTACGCCGAgggcagcgcgcgcccggtcggcggcgcgggcgcggtcGCGATGCTGATCGGCCCTAATGCCCCGCTAGTCATGGAACGTACGTCTCTTCTTCTCACCCAGCCGTGCACGGAACGCACATGATCAACGCTTGGGACTTTTACAAGCCCGATCTCTCGTCCGAGTACCCCCAGGTCGACGGCCCTGAGACGCTGCAGACCTACCTCGGCTCGGTGGATGCTTCGTACGATGCTTTCCGTGCCAAGTACAGCAAGCTCGCCAAGTCCAAGGGCCTGCCGCTGAACAagagcgcgacgtcgcaGGACCCGCGCGCCGACTTTAGCCTCGCGGACGTCGACTTTGTCGCACTGCACTCTCCTTACGCAAAACTCGTGCAGAAGGGCTTTGCTCGCATGGTACGTTTCTCTTCTCACCCAGCTTTACAACGACTACCTCGCCGATCCCACCAACGAAAAGTACGCCGAGGTGCCCGCCGAGTACAAGGACCTCGACCGCCGGTCAACCATCACCAACAAGGACCTCGAGAAGCTCTTTACCGCGCTCGCGAAGCCCCTCGGCAACGAGAAGCTCGAGCCGGGTATGGAcacggtgcgccgctgcggtAACATGTACACCGGCTCGCTGTACGGCGGCTTTGCCTCGCTCCTCTCGAACAAGTCgagcgaggagctgcagggCAAGCGCATCCTGATGTACTCCTTCGGctcgggctgcgccgcctcgatgTTTGTCATCCGCGTCGCGGGTGCTACGGACAAGatccgcgcgacgctcgacctgacggagcgcctcgcggccaTGCAGGTCGTGCCGTGCAACGcgtacgtcgacgcgctcaagacgcgcgaggcgacgcaCAA includes:
- the ERG13 gene encoding hydroxymethylglutaryl-CoA synthase (EggNog:ENOG503NUD4; COG:I; TransMembrane:1 (o369-388i)): MSQRPENVGIKAIEVYFPKRCISEADLEEFDGVSKGKYTIGFGQQYMAFTDDREDIQSFALTAVSNLLEKYNVDPKNIGRLDVGTETIIDKSKAVKTVLMDLFASHGNTDIEGIDSKNACYGGTAALFNAVNWIESSSWDGREAIVFAGDIAIYAEGSARPVGGAGAVAMLIGPNAPLVMEPVHGTHMINAWDFYKPDLSSEYPQVDGPETLQTYLGSVDASYDAFRAKYSKLAKSKGLPLNKSATSQDPRADFSLADVDFVALHSPYAKLVQKGFARMLYNDYLADPTNEKYAEVPAEYKDLDRRSTITNKDLEKLFTALAKPLGNEKLEPGMDTVRRCGNMYTGSLYGGFASLLSNKSSEELQGKRILMYSFGSGCAASMFVIRVAGATDKIRATLDLTERLAAMQVVPCNAYVDALKTREATHNAVAYDPQGSLEDLWKGAYYLAKVDDKYRRFYERV